tttacattatatatatatgtgtatatgtgcatgcAATGTACATAGCGAGGTGCTAAGCGCATATTTAACACTGATTAAATTTCAtgggaattttttgttttggattACAATGAATTTATTACAGTCTGTTATGAGATATTACAAACGAATATGTATTCATgctaatatgtaaatatgtaggtacaaatgtatgtgtttgtatatattatatatctcgTGGCTTACACTTAATAATATGGAAGATGTGCTTATAATACTAATTGAGCAGTGTCGTATTGAACTGGCTGAATAGCAATTGATCGCCGATTTTCTCCGTTTGTATGAACGTATTCGGGGTCGAGGTGATAATTAATGTTATCGATTGTTGAATAATCAAGGGtgcgaaatatttattgtatattgGGCGTTCCGGTTTGTTTGAACTACAAGAAAGAAGAAGTGCAAACACATTAATTTTGCTCTGGTGGACGGAAGCCCAAAATTACTTACGGACAACAAATGATTTCCTCGTAGACCGTATAGCCGCAGTGACCGACATCTCTGGCCAGCAGACCTTTTCCAGTCATCGTAGCCTCTAAATGCGGGCATTGCTTCTCCACCGAACAGATGCCATCATAACTGTTTGTAACGCACTCATCGCCCTCTGGTgaaataaatacacatatatttaaaaatatatgtttttaataaaacattaacAAAACAATACACAGAGGGAGGTGCGTTCTATTCTTGGATTATGTTATCACTATTCACCAATACAACCACAACTGCGCTTTCTACTCACCATATAACACCACTTCTTGCGGCTTTGCTTGGGTTAGGCAGAAAATGGACACGAGTAAGAAGACCGACAGTTGACAATAATTTTTAGACATGTTTACCGTTATTTTATATTGGCACTAATAACAAAGTTTTAGTTAAAAGTTGCTATTTATTTGTAATGTAGAAAGTTAACTGTAACTGTTATGTTTTGCGGTCTTAAACGGACAATGAACCGCAGCTAACGGCAGTAGCGAGCCAAGTGAAACAAATCTTCGCGCACAGAGCTTGTTGGCTTCTGCGGCGCCGAACGTTGTGGGAGCAAAAATTATACCTAAGCTAATGTGTAGATAAGAGTATTCATCTGAAACCGGTTTTTAAGAATCAGACAAGCTGCGCTCTTTGTTATGTATTCTTTCGCTTTAAGCGTTAACGCGAATTCCCCATAGAGTTGCCAGTTTTGTGGGTAAAATTACGTTATTTGTTAgagcttttttaatttaattcaagtTAGTAGAAACGTTTACAAAGTAAGCCATAGATAATGTAGAATATTTCTTGAACATAGAGTGTTCCTTTCTTAGACAAAGCTTGACCCATGAATCTTTATACGTTTCGTATCTTAACCAATCTAGTAGTTGAAAGCCCCGAACAAGGCGTCAAAAACGGTTTAGATCATAAAAAAGATGGAAAACTACGTCTTCATGACTAAACCGTGTAAAAGGCTTAATGTAAGAATCCAAATCTAGATGCCAGCGGACGATTTTATATGAGCAGCAACTCTGACTAACGTATGGCACGActatcgagatcttaaattgaaagcgtacaaaatacagcttggcaagaactgaagccgctcgaccttgccaagcgacatcgctctatgggctcttgaaaagtgcCAAGAAGATCCGTCGTTTTGGAGTCAAAGTTAGTTCAGCGATGAGCcttatttctggctcaatagatATGTGAACAAGTAAAATTGCCCCACTTGCTGAAGAGATTCatgagctgtcatttcattccAAACAAACAATGGCTTGATGTGATTTATGGGTCGGTGGACTCATcgattcatatttcttcaaaaattatgccgatgAGAAAGTAGCCATTAATGGCGACCGTTTTAGCGCattatttgatgcctaaaattgaagctcgtgatctcggcagaAGACGGCGCCTCTTTCCACAcaccgcatcaatcaatggttttattgggagaacacttcgatgagcagataatttgcGCCGGTCGATAGGCcaacaagatcgtgtgatattacaccgataggggatatgtaaagttttaaGTCCATacagacaatcccgcttcgattcaggtatGGGATCAAAACAGCAAGCATGTCATTGCCCAGttaacagtcgaaatgctcgaccgagtcatcgaaaattttactCAGCGGATGAG
The DNA window shown above is from Bactrocera tryoni isolate S06 chromosome 4, CSIRO_BtryS06_freeze2, whole genome shotgun sequence and carries:
- the LOC120774559 gene encoding uncharacterized protein LOC120774559, which encodes MSKNYCQLSVFLLVSIFCLTQAKPQEVVLYEGDECVTNSYDGICSVEKQCPHLEATMTGKGLLARDVGHCGYTVYEEIICCPSNKPERPIYNKYFAPLIIQQSITLIITSTPNTFIQTEKIGDQLLFSQFNTTLLN